The sequence TTTAGCTTAAgttctgtttaaaaaacacaaacaaaaaaaaacccggCTGCAGAAATTATTCCAAGTAGTAGTGTGACTTAACCAAACTGACTTAGAAACAGAAATCTTAATAAATAGAGAAACTAGTTGAATTCTCTAATTCTGTACACCTGcttttgagctttttcacaAACTTCAACTAAACTCCGACAACAAGCCGCTGCTACAGAGCAGCTGCCTTCTTAGAGAGCCACGTGACTTAgtgaatttcatttcatttaatcttTTGAGATTGAAACATACTCGACTGGTAATGTGAACCCCAAGGACTAAAAATCAGAACATTGTTGCAACATCTATAGATGTTTTCCACATATTTCATTCATTAGTTAAATTAAGAGGAGAAATGTCTGAACTGtgataaatatcacaaaataagTCTTGCTGATATACTAAATGCTTGATATTAGATGAAAATACAATCACACCTCATTCCAATGTCTAATTTGACTCCAGCTGAATTTCAATTCATAATCAATGCATAAGGAACTCAAAATgatcttgttttggtttttagaaaacatattaGGGTGTCAAATTAACCACCCTAGACTGGAACATCTGCATCCTAATATCCAGTGTGAAGTTAAACCAAATGATCCTCATCTTGCTTCAgactctttaataaaaaatgcaaccCGTGCTCAACTTCATAGAGAAGAATGGATAAGAGAACATGCATGCAGCGAGGCAAAGCTGCATGATATCTGAGCCCAGTTCTGTCAACTGGCCCTGggttgtgtttttcagtgtacaaacacacacacacacacacgcgcagacacgcccacacacacactcatgaaGTGAAGCTTTGGAAGGAGTGTGGCACCTGATTCGGCTGACAGGATGTGTGCTTCATGCTGTGATTTCACTTTTCTAAAGGAtttcattccttccttcctcttcattCATCAAACATCTTCACTGCAGATTCGGCTCCAGGTGACCACAGTGGTCCTttagtgtgagtgtgtgtgcgcgcgtccCAGAATTTTCCCCGTAAGAAGCCGGTCTTGGAGGCGGTTGGGTAGTGCAGACAGTTTGAAGCACCAGTAAATGAGGAGTGTGCCTTGGTCCACGCCTGGACATTTGCATAGTTTATGATGTAGGTGAGGTAGTTCGCATCAATTACCTGAAACAGTTAAGACACAGAAAACCACACAGTCGGTCACTCAGGACATTTCACACAGCAGCAACAAAGCAGCATGCAGTGCTTTGGCAGAGTCTTTGCGCCCCTTGAGCCTTTCTCATATTTAGTCATGGTACAAATATCAATTTAATGCAGCTTACTGCAACTTTATgtgacaaaacagcaaaaagttgTGAATATCTGAAGTGGAAGGTTGTCAGACATTTGAACAAATTAGCAATTTTCTACTCAGGTACATGCAAATGATATCTAGTGCAACCATCTGCTTTCAAAAGTCACCAAACTagcaaataacaaaataattaagCATAGATCCAACTGTTCTGCTAGAGAATGTTAGGGAACAAACAGGAACATGAAGATCAACGACCAGAGCAGAAAAAGGCAGGAGGTTTTAGTACAAGTGTCTTTATTCATGCTTGTTCCATAAGCAAGCTTCTAGTGAATAGGTGGCAGCAGTGCTGAGTAGAAGTGGCCTACACAGGCACACTGAATTCAAGCAACAGAGTtgcaaatttagcaaaaaaaacacaatatatacAAAGACTGAAAGGTATACAAAAGGTTGTATACCTTTTTTAAGCTGATAAGATTGACAAGTAACCAAAgcttaaagttttaaaaaaagtcttgaatGTTACCGTGTTGAATCTAGAAATACACATCCCGGTGaataatttgtactttttctcTGATGAATCACACATTCTCAAGAGAAATGAGAGCAGGGATGGGGTCCAGACTAAGGCCAAGGCTGAATGCTAAGCACTTTGGCAAATATTTCAGGACATTGGCTGTCAGCATTGCGATACGTTTGTTACTCCGTGGGTCAAGTCCTTCACGGGTTAGGttgcagcaaaacaacaaaaatgcatacCACGTTTTTCAGTTCTTAAGGGCAGAAGAGTTTGAGATCCATGCGCTTAagttatgcactacttttaGGTCTCacacaaaattttattaaaatacacagATTTTTGCTGCAGCACCCTGACAAAATATGGAAGggtcaaggggtgtgaatacctTAACAGCATACActctgaaatgataaaaaaaaacacccaagaCATTTGTTAGTCTTCTTACCTTGTTCATTCTGAACAACAGCTGGTAGAAAAACAGGGAAAACAGGcatcctgtctctctctctccctatCTTTCTCTATCCACCCACTGATCCCCTCCTCCCCACTGCCCCTTGGCCCAAACGCTATCTGAGTCGGGAGCCGGGGATCTGGGCGGCGGTGTGGGGCCCATGCATGCCCTGAATCCTCCACAAGCTCCCGCCACCGCCTGCGGCGCTTGGCGGTGGGGGCAGGGGCAGCCGGGGGGAGTAGTGCACTGCGAATGGACGAGACGAGGACGAGGTGGACAGCGACGAagaggggagggagggggaaGCAGCGACAGTGGTACAGACAGAAGTTGAAGCAGTGGAGGAGGTGGTGATGGAAAGCGAGAGAGATAAATGTATTCGCTGGTGATGGAGGGACGGCTGGGGCAGGCGCAAGGGGTGGAGGGGGTCTGACCTAGAAGACGGCGAGGCGTCAGGGTGTGTGGAggctgaagaggaagaggaggaggaggaagaaacaCTGTGAAGGGGCGGTGGAGGGGGCAGTGAGAGAGTGGGAGGGGAGGGGCTGTGCAGCACTGACTGTGTGCGGCTGTGCTGGGCCTGGGACGGCGAGAGTGGGACAGATGAAGACACGGAGGTGAGGCGCGTGGGGGCAGGCGGAGCGGTGGTGTGCTGCTGGGTTTGGGGGGaggcggaggaagaggaggagagactgAGCAGAGAGCTGAGGCCTCCAGAGGTGGACAGCGTCGCCCCAAACTGATGGGAGGACGCTGAGGGAACCACATGGTGAAAAATACCTGCAAATCACACAGCAGAAACGGGCGAGAGAGTGGAGAGCGGAAGAAGACAGAGCAGATGACAGCAGCGGAGAGAGCGAGGAGAGAGGGACAAAGAGAGAAGCAAGGGCTGAGCCGGGTTGAGCACAAGCGCCAGGCAAGTCTGAGACaagcaggcaaaaaaaaaaaaaaaaagcaaacagagtCAGTCCACTGCtagctgcagaaacacagaggaaatGGGTGGGCcaagaaatttgaattttagCGCGATAATTTGTGGTACTATAGTGATAACGATACAAATTATACTACTTTACTTCTTTGTATGTCTGTGACTGCATAAAACAGCATTCATAGCAccacaaatattatttttgaaaagcctTGCCATTTGAAAGAGAATTCTTCAGGACGTCGCTTACTTAAAGATTTATATCACTAAGCTGCACAGTAACTGCACTTTGTAACAGCTTCcaatttactgacattttctgATTCTCTCGTGGAACTAAGTggagaaacataaaattttcaGTAATTTTGCTTTGTATTTAACATTATCTGAAATTTACCAAgtcaacaataaatcaaaattcttatcattagacagtttttgcaataaatgataaacgatacaataAGTGCCCAGCCCTGTaagagattaaattaatttacgGAGAAACAGGATTTAGCAAACTGACTCTGAcacaaaacttaaatatatacACCCCAGGAAAATGACAAGGGATAAAACATTCAACTTATTTCTTGtcaattgtttgtgttttctattcatttttgttACAGAATTCCTTCATTCGTTCCTACCATTGTCCCGGGGTGTTTCTAATTGCATCATTCAAGCAGCCAGTCCATATAGGAAGCAAAGCAGCACAGAAAGTCTGtcattcagacaaaaaacaaaaaacagagcaacGCTGTGTTCCCACTCACCTTTCTCATGCATAAAACTAAGACCTCACTCTGACTGTTCCTACATTGGATGATAACCTGCTAGATACTCAGTGATGCTcacctcctgctgctgctcccccTGCCAGCCCTGCGCTGGCGAAGCTGCCGAGGGCAGAGTGTCCATTCACGAGCCGGGAGGTCCCGTTCACAGAGACACCCGTCTGGGCCCCGAACAAGGACTGCAGGACCGTGGCTCCTCCAAGTGGGAACTGGGAGCCCAGGTACTGCCCCATCGCTGATCCAGTGGTTGAGGATACCGCCACAGGACTGCCCCCAACCTTCCCATTCAGAATGCCGCCTCCGCTGGTGGCGGCAGCGGCGGCGATGAAGAGGTTCTGACTGGCCATGCTGCTGGCGGTCTTCAGCTCCCAGTCGCGGGGGCCCTTCTGCTTCTGAAGGACCTGCCGCTGGTCCGAAGCGGTCCCTCCCTGGACGCCGCTGCTTGCTACCGCCCACGTTCCCGTCTCCTGACTGAGGAAAGGGTTGGGGGTCGTGTAGCTGGAGGAATCCCCGTCGCCTGCTTTCCTCCCATTCTGCTGCTTATAGTCCGAGTCAGAGTCTGTGCTTCGGCTCGAGCCCCCCGTGCTGAACGGGGAGCCCCCCTGCCTGAGGTCTGAGTTGGGTTGCTTGGGGTCTGATATGGGGGAAAATGTTGATTTCCACTTGCTGTTCGAACAAAAGGATGAACAGGAAGCCTCACTGCCTGTGCTGTTCCCACTGCTGCTACCAGATTTCCTTCCTGTGTGGAAAGAAGACAGTCGATTTCCTAATAACTGATAAAAGGCTACATGAGCAAAACGTTTCCCCAAAACGTGCGGTTTTCTCTTCTTACCTCGTTCCCCGTCACCCAGTCTAACAAGGCCATCTCTGCTCTCCAGTGATATAGTGGCTATTTTTCTTTCGATGCTAAAAGAGAAgggacaaacaaaacaaacatgatccCTGTGGTACAACTCACATGATGAAATGAGAAGGTATGCAACTCTGGTGATAATTTAAACTTAACAATTTGAATTCTTTAGTTTTAATGACATTTCCACCAATGCACTCTTTGGGTTCCTaaagttcagagtgatgtcagaaTGTCTagggcagccatcttgtttgacaagcgtGTTTTACTTCTTAAATTTATTTGGACTTAGAATTCAGGTGAACTCTGATGGAATATGAGAGCCtggctattttttttgttacgagaataaattaataatattacaagaataaagctgTAACATTAGGAGAATGAACTATGGTGTCGTTTTTACAGATAAGAATACACTTTATCTTTTCATACAttagcatcaaattattattagtatcaaaactttaaaacaattgaaatagACAGTTGTTAACTCAAATAAAACCGCACAAACCGAACTGCTTAGGTCAGATAATTCTAgaagccttttatttttttttcatggaaatgagtttttcatatcattttgagatgtttttttctggcaaTATTGGGTCTATCACTGATTTCACTGCTGAAGCAAAAGCACGCTGAAGTTTGTTTGAAAGATTTGACAATGAAAAGCACAGTCTGGGCAGATGAAGCCAAAGTTGTTTGGATTTCAGTGAACACATCATGGTAGGAGGAAAGCTGCTTCTGCTCATCTCCCCTAAATCACCAGTGAAGTGAAGTCTGCAGATGGGAACATACAGAGTGTGGCTGTGTTGCAGCATACGGGACTGGCAGACTTTCTGTAAGTGAAGGAGGATGAATGAAGAACCGACCAGGATATTCTCGATAAGAATCTGAAGATGAAACGTGTCCGGATTTCCGAACAACACAATAGTCGCAAAACAAAGCCAAGGAAACTCTACATTGATTTCAGAGAAGGAATCTGCAAGAATGACCCAGTTGGTAATCTGGCTTatgtaaaattagaaatataagaaatataaaaactgaagattaGAATGCATTGAAAGGATCCCACTTCCTTTAGGATTTAAATGCGGTTTTTGTGACAAAAAGGGTCAAAAATCCCACCTAAGCAATGAGTGTGACCAGTTTTCAATATAGGAGATGTCTTAAAGTAGTCCGAAACAAGAAAACCatataaatgttttcacttattttccttttttgactTTTAACCAGAATAGAATCatattcaatttttaaaaaaaacacactctaaaaacaattattttctcagcagaagcaaacaacaaaaaaacctggagaaatactggggaaaaagaaaaaatctggaACTAAACCCAAGTCATTTTGTAACAGATACAGTTCAGGCAACATTTCTGGAGCGCTACATTACCGGGAACTGGAGCTGTCGGGAGGATATCCTGAGTCCTCGTCATCCGAGCTGGGAGCTGTCGAGTATCGACCAGTACCATTGAACTCCAGGGGGCGCTCTCTCTTCAAGACGGGGGGCTGGTCCAGGTCGGGACCGTGGGGGCTGCAGCTTGATTGTTCTGGAGAAGAAATGGCGGAGATTTCCAGAGGCTGGTTGATGTTGTTCACCTGTTCGGGTAAACGACAAAATGTTCAGTGAAAAAAACTCCTTCGACTCAGACAGAGAATTTCATTTAAGCACCTATTAAAGTAAATGTCAATTTGCCAACCACAGTATGACGATTATAACTTCGTGTTTCCAGGTGCGTTAGTGACTCACCATGGAGTTGATGTTGAGTGGGGATCCTGTTGAGTGGCCGTTGGAGTTGACTCCGGGGAAGGAGCGTCTCTTCGGGGATCCGCTGGCCGCCGCCCCGGTGGAGCCGCGTTTCCTCCTCCCACGCCTACGCCCCTCCTGAGAGCCGAAGCTGTGGGAGGATGacgtgtgtgttggcgtgtgtgcgTGCTGCGTGCTCGGAGACTGGTGGTGGTGGTTCCCATGGTTACTGTGGTATCCCTGCTTGGTCGAGCCAGCATGATGATGAAGGCGCGATCCTCCAGCCACGCAGTTCCCGTTGCCTGATGAACAGAAAGATGGAGATGAAGACGACGAGAAAATCTTCCTCTGCGGGTCACTGTCTTGCAGCTCCGTGTCGGATTCCTCACCTTGGCGCTCTGCTCCATCTTCAGGAAGAATCCTGGGGGGTCCGTCGGCATAGTGGAGCACCCCTCCGGTGCTCAGTGACGGGCTCTGGATGGGACCACCTCGACCCATTGGTCCTGTCAAAGGACTGTTGCTGTGTGGAAGAGGTGATAAAGAAGCACCATTGTGGTCCTCAGGGTGGGGACCTCCATTCATTAGCCCTGAGCTACACGAGTATCCTGCAGAGATTAAACAGTTTAAGGTCAGACCCAAACAAAGAACATATCTAAAAGAcattctgaatttaaataagATATGCCACATCAGATTCAAGTTGATAATACACATATAATTCAGCAAAAATCCATTGAACAGTTTTGAGAACTTTACAACCTCAGCAATCTTGACCCACTgttcaaaaacctaaaaatctaAGATTTTTCTGACAGGTGGCACTGACAGCACTCTTCTTTGTATACGTTACAACAGAGTGAAGAAGACTTAATGTTACAAGTTTTTACGTCAGCGAATTATCTAAAAATTTTATCAGAGTAAGGACAAGTACAAGTTTTACTAAGTTACATGTCAGGAGGGCTATAAAAAATAGTTAGAAAGCTTGTAGTTATCAGAAGGTTAGCAACAAAAATTCTGATTGATTATAGAATCATCCTTACCATTGGTCTGACCTGATTGAGACACAGGGCTGGGAGTATTTCTCTGAAATGATAAAAGGcagaaacaaatattcaaaCTAATTATAAACAGTAGCAATTTAAGGTGGACTTTTTTGTTCATGACACATGTATTGACTATTTGAAAGTGAACAATTATTCATACTAAACGTTGGCCAGAGATGTCTAGGTATTGTAATGTAGGAATAGTCAAGAGAAAGCGTACAAGTCTCTCAGCCCGACTGGGCAGCACCACACTGGCCAGCGGAATGCTGACTGGAAGTTTACTGGGATGGACAGTACTCAAAGGGATGCTGATGGGAAGGCTAGTGATGCTGTCGCCCTGAACTGACGGACTCCTCTCCTTACCGACCTGGAGAACAACAAACAGGatcattttagtttcatttactAAAgccaaatacatttatttcaaaagtaaaatttttttttgtaggtagaataatttaaatttctctTCACCAAAGAAGTAAAAACTAGCTTTAAAAGCTGGAGAAATATTACTATCTATATGTTTTCACTTCAAGTGAAGttaaagagcattttttttagtCAGGAGATGGCAGCATTTACAAGACAAATATTTCCTGCTCCAACAATCAGTTTACTCGtcaattcagccatttgatttaGGTGTTTGAGAAGAACGGAACGATCGGAAAGTTGCAGGGTAGTGGCTGATGAAATGATTCTTAAAATATCTACTATTAGTCTAGAAGACATAGCattgatttaataaattattaaatgttgcCTACTTCACTATCATATCTTGAAATATAATTTCAAGACATTCTATAATTCTAATACATAACACAAAAATAGTGAAAtagttaaaaactgaaaagccacaaataaaaatcagttaaataaacagagaaactaAATTTTTACCCTGTCAGAGATTTTCACATTACACTGAAAATCGGATGAATTGGgagaaggacagttttgtttggcTCCATGAGGGGAGTTAACGCCTCCCAGTTCcctaaaaaaaatagagagataAATTCAGAAGGTGACGGACATCTTTCTTACTCCACGTAAGCTTTTAGGAGAAGCCCACCTGTGCGTCATTAGGCCCGATCCTCTTAAGTGAGCAGAGGCAGTGGGGTCTTGGTTCAGGTGCCTCCGTAAGGCAATCTTGGCAGGTGAGAAGCGAGTGTAATCAGGCTGGGAGGAGCTCTGCTGCCTCTGTCGCGCCTCAGAGGCGGCGGCCATCGCGTCGTGGTCCGGCGAGATGGGAAGGTAGCGGGAAAGCTCTGCTTTTCCGTTAGCCCGGTCGAAACACGGCGAGCCTGTCCCGTTGACCGAAAGCTCCGGGCTGATGCCGTTCAGTGCTGGGGCCGACGACAGGCCGAGCCTAGAAGAGTCCATGTCGGTGCAGCCTCGTGATTCCAGACTCTTCCTGTAGGGGGAGCGATCACGAGGGCTGTAGGatttgagctgcagcagctcctgttGCCTTTGACTCTTTTCCAGCTCAACGATGCTAATCTGGAAACAAACAGCAGGGGGAACCATTAGGAAGGACAACATGCATTCATCAATAGCCATGCAGTCAGGAATTACAacttaggttaaaaaaaaataaaataaaaagtcatgtAGAGACTTGGTTTCACAGACAtgtgaaaatttaaaacagaagctgaacaatattaaatattcataatgCTTATTATCCTGCAATCACCATTTCATTGAATACAAATAGAGGATGAGTAAGCATTGCTATTTAAAGtgtgcattaaaatgtttaattaccTTTCTCATCTgaaatttattgttaaatttaaatgtttctattaaGGATTTAGCAACAACTGTACATTCATGTCAGGTTTTAATGTATAGTATATTTAATATCTTAGCAGTGCACAGAGCAGTGGTTACCTTAGAACTCTATGTGCTTTTcccaatcaaataaaaatgaatgcataAACGAATAAATGAGATTTTCTGTCCAAACAGGTAAATTAGGTTGAAatgtaaaagatgaaaacaataaCACTGTTTACTGAGGTCTACATATGGCTGAAAAGCTGTCATTACAAAAGCTGTCAGTCTAACCAAGTCTGACTTTCAACATCTTTGTTTAGGTTGTGTTCAAAACATAACCCACAgcttaaaaagttatttttctggACTAAAAACGTAGAATGACAGGAGAGTTTGGGAAAGACGGTGAAGCAGGGAGTCATTCATTCTATCGGCTGAAAATGAAGTCCAAATATTGAGGTGTGGCGTTTACCTGCAACTCCAAGCAGTGCTTCTGTTTCTCAGAAATCTGTCTGCGCAGCGCCTGCTTCTCCTTCAACAAACTCTCCAAACACAGAGATCCCCAATCTAGCTTCAGCTCCTCACATCGAGACTTGAGCTGAAAGTAACAAGCACAACAGAGTTTTCCTCTGATATATTGGGAGCCAGCACCTGTGACTTAATGGAGGTTAAAACAAGGTTAACAGGCTCTGAGGTCTCACCAGAAGCAGACTGTGGTCCCTCAGGAAAACCATTTCTCTTTCAAGCTGCTTGGTTTGCTCTTTTAACTGACGGTTGTGGGCTGATATCTCCTTCTGAGCCTGGATGAGGTCCTCCACAGTCAGAGCTTTGACTCCAAGCTGTTCACAAACAGATTAAgacaaaatatataattcatACTGCATTTGTTTCAAGCACAAGTGCTCCTcctgaaacagctgaaacagagAAGGGTATTCCTTCTAGGTATTCTAGGAATCAGAATGTTTCAGTCCATTAGTCCAAACACCCTTAAATGGGAATTCCCCATTATCTTTCTCACTATAATTTAGGGCTGCAATTAAGGATTATTCAGCAAATGGCTTTTTATCTGTATACTCTGTATGAATCTGTATATTCCATTTAACCATTATTGGGTTACTAAATTAGCAGAACATAATTTCAATAATTggttaatcatgattaattgtttgAGCCCTACTATGAATGAAAGTAATTTGTTTAATAATGAAGCTTGACAAAACAATAATCTAACCAAGGTTTCCCAAAGGGCTTAAGggaattttgtctttttaggcAAGTTAAAGGCATTGCAAAAGACATGTTATtgataaaacaatttaatacaTCTTTGTTGGAAACATTACCAATTAGAAAGTACAGGAAAGGAAGTAAAAATTGATTATTACTGTGGACATCAAACTATTATGAGTTGAAATATGCCCATACCTCGTCTAGTTTGGTTTGGAAGAGTCCTTTAATCTTGTCCTTGTGAGTCTGACACACCAAATGGAGCTGCTCTGCCTGTCCTGACAAATCCCGGTGTTTATCCTGAGAAAAGAGTGGAAGATGGAAACAAACTTGAGGTCAAGTG comes from Gambusia affinis linkage group LG10, SWU_Gaff_1.0, whole genome shotgun sequence and encodes:
- the dot1l gene encoding histone-lysine N-methyltransferase, H3 lysine-79 specific isoform X2, encoding MGEKLELKLKSPVGAEPAGYPWPLPVYDKHHDAAHEIIETIRWVCEEIPDLKLAMENYVLIDYDTKSFESMQRLCDKYNRAIDSIHQLWKGTTQPMKLNKRPSNGLLRHILQQVYNHSVTDPEKLNNYEPFSPEVYGETSFDLVAQIIDEMEMMEEDTFVDLGSGVGQVVLQVAAATNCKHYYGVEKADIPASYAETMDKEFKKWMRWYGKKHGEYTLERGDFLSEEWKERIATTSIIFVNNFAFGPEVDHQLKERFANMKEGGKIVSSKPFAPLNFRINSRNLSDIGTIMRVVELSPLRGSVSWTGKPVSYYLHTIDRTILENYFASLKNPKLREEQEAARRRQQKDTKDSKSNNTTPTKLKEQNKQQQDSGGEEERPSLVTVVKPPPKPRRPRLLAKGRKLNNKKRGRPKKATPAAEKNKKNQSALDLLHAKTLSAAPPQDAYRPSQTPFYQLPPKVQHYNPSQLLMSPTPPGLQQLLDNIKVQYLQFMAHMKTPQYRSNLQQLLEQEKDKHRDLSGQAEQLHLVCQTHKDKIKGLFQTKLDELGVKALTVEDLIQAQKEISAHNRQLKEQTKQLEREMVFLRDHSLLLLKSRCEELKLDWGSLCLESLLKEKQALRRQISEKQKHCLELQISIVELEKSQRQQELLQLKSYSPRDRSPYRKSLESRGCTDMDSSRLGLSSAPALNGISPELSVNGTGSPCFDRANGKAELSRYLPISPDHDAMAAASEARQRQQSSSQPDYTRFSPAKIALRRHLNQDPTASAHLRGSGLMTHRELGGVNSPHGAKQNCPSPNSSDFQCNVKISDRVGKERSPSVQGDSITSLPISIPLSTVHPSKLPVSIPLASVVLPSRAERLRNTPSPVSQSGQTNGYSCSSGLMNGGPHPEDHNGASLSPLPHSNSPLTGPMGRGGPIQSPSLSTGGVLHYADGPPRILPEDGAERQGNGNCVAGGSRLHHHAGSTKQGYHSNHGNHHHQSPSTQHAHTPTHTSSSHSFGSQEGRRRGRRKRGSTGAAASGSPKRRSFPGVNSNGHSTGSPLNINSMVNNINQPLEISAISSPEQSSCSPHGPDLDQPPVLKRERPLEFNGTGRYSTAPSSDDEDSGYPPDSSSSRIERKIATISLESRDGLVRLGDGERGRKSGSSSGNSTGSEASCSSFCSNSKWKSTFSPISDPKQPNSDLRQGGSPFSTGGSSRSTDSDSDYKQQNGRKAGDGDSSSYTTPNPFLSQETGTWAVASSGVQGGTASDQRQVLQKQKGPRDWELKTASSMASQNLFIAAAAATSGGGILNGKVGGSPVAVSSTTGSAMGQYLGSQFPLGGATVLQSLFGAQTGVSVNGTSRLVNGHSALGSFASAGLAGGAAAGGIFHHVVPSASSHQFGATLSTSGGLSSLLSLSSSSSASPQTQQHTTAPPAPTRLTSVSSSVPLSPSQAQHSRTQSVLHSPSPPTLSLPPPPPLHSVSSSSSSSSSASTHPDASPSSRSDPLHPLRLPQPSLHHQRIHLSLSLSITTSSTASTSVCTTVAASPSLPSSSLSTSSSSRPFAVHYSPRLPLPPPPSAAGGGGSLWRIQGMHGPHTAAQIPGSRLR